The genomic segment AAGTTTCCGGAGCTGGTGCTCTTTACGCCGCTACGAGCCGAAGGCGGGAGCCGCGACGCTCCCCCGGTGCGCGTTCGCCTGCCCGAGGGGGAGGAGGTGCCGCTGCTCGGAGGGGCGCTCGCGGCCGAGATCCGACACCGGCACGGCGGCCCGGTCGAGATGGCGCAGTTGAAGCACGGCATGTTCGATGAGGCGAGCATCTCGGTGATCACCTCCACGACGACCGGCGAGGTCTGCCGGCTCGCGGGAGTGCGCGAGGACATTCGGCGCTTCCGCCCGAACCTCGTGATCCGCTCGACCCGCGCCGTGCCCTTCGAGGAGGACGAGTGGGTGGGCGGTGTGCTCCGCTTCGGTGAAGCTGGCGATGCGCCGGCGCTCAGCGTCACCCAGCGAGACCTTCGCTGCATGATGGTGAATATCGACCCCGACCACGGCACCCTCGACCACGGGGTGTTGAAGGCGGTCGCTCGAGCCAATCAGTCGAACGCCGGCGTCTACGCCACGGTCACTGGCGTCGGGCGCGTCGAGCTCGGGCAGAGGGTGATGCTCCACCGCTGAGGCCGCACTGCGGTGTCGGAGGAGGGCGGGGGGACGGGCGCGTAGAGAATGCGTCGGGTGAGAGCGGGCGGGCGGCCCGCCCATCCTGGCTCCGGCTGGAGCGGGTCAGCCGAGCAGCGTCCGTATCGGACCGACTCCCAGTCGGTTGCCGGCTCAGACTCCGAGCCGTGAGGGGATTGCCCACGTTTTCTCGCCTCCGGGGACAGAGGCCATCCAGGCCCCGAAACCCAGAAACGGAGGTCGAACATGAAGCCCACTTCGTGGATTCCCGCGCTCTTCGCCTTCGCGGCGCTCATCCTGGTCGCGTCCGGCTGCGGGAAGAGCCCGACGTCGCCGGATCCGACGGCCAACCAGGCGACCATTCCCCCGACGGTCGGAATCCGTACTCCTCTAGAAGGGGTGGTCACTTCGATCAGCGTCACCAGATTTCCGAGCAAGAAGAGCGACGGCAGCGACTGGGACCTGTCCGCGATTTCCAGCAGCCGGCGCCCGGATCTCTACGTTGTGCTCCAGGTCCCCGGGCACATGCCCGACTACACGTCGGGCACGACGGCCAACGCCGAATCCGGAAAGACCTACTCCTTCAACACCGCGGCAAGTGCTCTCGACGGCTCACTGCCGCAGGTGCTTCGCTACGACGCCTCGCATCGCATCTACGTGATGGACGAGGACGTGGGCGGCGACGACGATCGGGTGGGTTGGATCACCGTCAATCTCCCCGCGGCCTACCGGCAAGACAATTCGCGAACTCTCGATTACACTTACACGGACACGGAAGGCCGCCTCAGCGTGCGGATCCGCGGAACATGGAGCTACTGAGGTGGCAGGGGCCCCGCCTCCGGCGGGGCCCATCGGGATCGAGTCTCTCGAGCCATCGGGAGGGACGCGCCGCCCATGCCGGATTCGACCGCGCATACTGTCACGCTCCTTCTCAGGCGTTGCAGCGCCGGGGAGCAGGGCGCCTTCGACCAGGTGATCCCGCTGGTCTACGACGAGTTGCTCCGTCTTGCCCGCAGGCACATGCGTCGCGAGCGACCGGAGCACACGCTCCAGCCGACCGCCCTGGTGCACGAAGCGTATGCCCGGCTCGTCGACTCGGATCTGTCGCTCGAGGATCGCCGGCACTTCTTCGCGGTCGCCTCGCGCGCGATGCGACGGATCCTGGTGGATCATGCGCGCTCGCGCCGGAGCCTCAAGCGGGGATCGGGAGCGGCGCGCGAGCCCCTGAGCGAGAGCGTGGCGTCGCCGGTCCCGGCCGGCGACGTCGTCGACCTCGACGAGGCGCTCACGCGACTGTCTGCGCTTGACCCGCGCAAGGGCCGCGTCGTGGAGCTCTATTATTTCGCGGGCCTCCGCCATGAGGAGATCGCCGGCCTCACCGACACCTCGCCCGCCACTGTGGATCGCGACCTTCGATTCGCCCGCGCCTGGCTCAAGTCCCGGTTGCAGGAAGGCCAGTCCTGACGACCACTCGGATCGCGCGCGCCCACGAACCCACTAGGGAGTGATGCCGATGAGCCCGCTCGACTGGGAACGACTGCAGCGGATCTTCCATCGCGTGCTCGAGGTGCGGCCGGAAGAACGTGGCACCCTGCTCGACGCGGAATGCGGAGAGGATGTGGCGCTTCGTCGCGAAGTGGAGGCGCTGCTCGCGGAGGCGGGCGAAGCGGAACCCTGGATCGGGCGTGCGGTGGCCGAAGCGGCCGCCGATCTCGTGGCGGTGCCGCGCGCTGAGCTGGTCGGTACGTCGCTCGGCCCGTACCAAATTCTCCAGCGACTGGGCGAGGGCGGTATGGGTGAGGTGTTCCTCGCCGAACAGCACGAACCCATTCACCGCCAGGTTGCGCTCAAGACCATCAAGCTCGGCATGGACACGCGCGACGTGCTGCGGCGCTTCGAGGCCGAGCGGCAGGCCCTCGCGCTGATGAGTCATCCGTGCATCGCTCGAGTGCTCGATGCGGGGACCACGCCCGATGGACGCCCTTACTTCGTCATGGACCTGGTGCGCGGGCCCACGATCCGCGAATACTGTGACCAGCGCCGGCTCCCGGTGGCGCGCCGGCTCGAGTTGTTCCTCGACGTGGTCGCCGGAGTTCAGCACGCGCATCTCCAGGGCATCGTCCACCGCGATCTGAAGCCTTCCAACGTGCTGGTCGAGGAGCACGAGGGCAAACCGGTTCCCAAGATCATCGACTTCGGAATCGCAAAGGCCATCGGCGGCGAGGACCGCGATCGCACGCGGCTGACGTCGCGAGGACACTTTCTCGGAACCCCGGCGTACATGAGCCCCGAACAGGCCGGCCTCGGCGCCGGCGCCGTGGACGCGCGCACCGACGTCTACTCGCTCGGCGTCCTGCTCTACGAGCTGCTGGTGGGCTCGCCTCCGCTCGACCCCGAGACGCTGCGTTCCGCGGCACACGAGGAAGTGCTGCGTCTCGTCCGTGAGGTCGATCCCCCTCGGCCGAGTGCGCGCATTGCCACGCTGGCTTCGACCAGCCCCGTCACGCGCAGCCGTTCCACGGAGCGTTCGGCCCTCCGCAGGGCGCTTCAGGGCGATCTCGACTGGATCACGCTCAAGGCGCTGGAGAAGGATCCCGCTCGCCGCTACCTGACGCCCTCCGAGCTGGCGGCCGACATCCGGCGCCACTTCGACCACGAGGCGGTGCAGGCCGGTCCGCCAACCCTCGGCTATCGCGCCCGCAAGTTCGTCCGGCGCCACCGCGGCGGCGTGTTGGCGGCATCGGTGATCACGCTGGCGCTGGTGGCCGGCGTGATCGGCACCACGATCGGGCTCCTGCGCGCCTCGCGTGCCCGCCTCGACGCAACGCGTTCGGCCGAGGTGGCGAACGCCACCACCCAGTTTCTGCTCGGACTCTTCAAAGAGTCCTACCCCGACCGCGCGCGGGGCACGCCGCCGAGCGCCCGCGAGATCCTGGACCGCGGCGCGCAGCGCATCGCCACGGAGCTTCGTGATCAGCCGCGGGTGCGCGCTCGGGTGTCGGGGATCATCAGCGACGTCTACCGCCAAATCGGCGAATACCCTCAGGCCAAGCGGCTCGGCATGGCGGAAGTTGCCCTGATCGAATCGGCTCCGCCCGTTGACAGCCTCGCACTGGCCACCGCCTACAACCGACTGGGCATTCTCATGCGGATCACCGACCGCCGGGACTCCGCGCTCATTCTCTACCAGCGTGCGCTCGCCATCCGCGAGCGCTGGCTCAAACCCGAAGACCCCGACCTGGTCGCGAGCCTCAGCAATCTCGCGAATCTCTACGGCGTCATGCTGGACTTCGAGCGCGGAATTCCGCTGACCCGACGCGTGCTCGCCATCCG from the Candidatus Sulfotelmatobacter sp. genome contains:
- a CDS encoding MOSC N-terminal beta barrel domain-containing protein — encoded protein: MNELPTVLGTIEAIYRYPVKSMRGESLPAAVLGWHGLECDRRFALRLLEARGDFPWLNASKFPELVLFTPLRAEGGSRDAPPVRVRLPEGEEVPLLGGALAAEIRHRHGGPVEMAQLKHGMFDEASISVITSTTTGEVCRLAGVREDIRRFRPNLVIRSTRAVPFEEDEWVGGVLRFGEAGDAPALSVTQRDLRCMMVNIDPDHGTLDHGVLKAVARANQSNAGVYATVTGVGRVELGQRVMLHR
- a CDS encoding sigma-70 family RNA polymerase sigma factor, whose protein sequence is MPDSTAHTVTLLLRRCSAGEQGAFDQVIPLVYDELLRLARRHMRRERPEHTLQPTALVHEAYARLVDSDLSLEDRRHFFAVASRAMRRILVDHARSRRSLKRGSGAAREPLSESVASPVPAGDVVDLDEALTRLSALDPRKGRVVELYYFAGLRHEEIAGLTDTSPATVDRDLRFARAWLKSRLQEGQS
- a CDS encoding serine/threonine-protein kinase, with the translated sequence MSPLDWERLQRIFHRVLEVRPEERGTLLDAECGEDVALRREVEALLAEAGEAEPWIGRAVAEAAADLVAVPRAELVGTSLGPYQILQRLGEGGMGEVFLAEQHEPIHRQVALKTIKLGMDTRDVLRRFEAERQALALMSHPCIARVLDAGTTPDGRPYFVMDLVRGPTIREYCDQRRLPVARRLELFLDVVAGVQHAHLQGIVHRDLKPSNVLVEEHEGKPVPKIIDFGIAKAIGGEDRDRTRLTSRGHFLGTPAYMSPEQAGLGAGAVDARTDVYSLGVLLYELLVGSPPLDPETLRSAAHEEVLRLVREVDPPRPSARIATLASTSPVTRSRSTERSALRRALQGDLDWITLKALEKDPARRYLTPSELAADIRRHFDHEAVQAGPPTLGYRARKFVRRHRGGVLAASVITLALVAGVIGTTIGLLRASRARLDATRSAEVANATTQFLLGLFKESYPDRARGTPPSAREILDRGAQRIATELRDQPRVRARVSGIISDVYRQIGEYPQAKRLGMAEVALIESAPPVDSLALATAYNRLGILMRITDRRDSALILYQRALAIRERWLKPEDPDLVASLSNLANLYGVMLDFERGIPLTRRVLAIRERLLRPDDPLLGATYNNLATMLSQSGDRQGAREYYEKNLRIQEAQPGPATPWLASALYNLGGLEFDLDHYEAARGLYERALILLEKLYAPDHVEISAALLNIGKVAARQGDFGRAESTLARAAQIRARVFGLQSPMLAKVDRARGEMWRLKGEYPRAQRALQRAIRTFESAGRTDSLEAATTWIDYADCLRDMKDGDGERAALGHALQIREALLSPGDSAVAEVEQRLGSGS